The Gloeobacter morelensis MG652769 genome contains the following window.
GCATGCCCCAGGCGCGTCCCTGGATAGCCAGGAGCATCCCCCAACCGGCGTAGAGGCTCAGGGCAAGTTCCACAAAACTGCCCCAATCGAGGGGGAGCCGGTAGCGCTTGTGCTCCCAGCGATCGCCCCTGGCCACCACGGCAAATTTGGGAGTGCGCCGAAAAGCGCCGCCCCGGTCGAACAGGCCCGCGAGTACAGCGCGGCTATTCGAAAGCGAGAGCCCGGTCCCAAGGACCGCGAGCAGCGCCACCGCCGCGAGTGAGCGGCGCCAGTCGCGCGGAGCGAGATCGCGCCGGGCCGTCAGGTAAAGCGTCGGCGGCCCGAAGGTGGCAGGCACCATCAGCGTTCCCCAGACCAGGCTGAGCGGGTGCTGCCCCACCCAACTGACCGTCAGCAGCGGCACCGAACACAGCACAATCCAGACCATCAGCGGATGGACCGCGTAGCCGGTCAGGTGCAGCACCGCCTGCAGCTTCTGCATCGGGCTGCCCCCACAGCCCATCACCCGGCCGAGCAATTTGCGGGCGCACTGGATGCTGCCTTTGGCCCAACGGTACTGCTGCATTTTGTAAGCGGCCATCGAGACCGGCAACTCGGCCGGGGCGACGATCCGTCCGTCGTAGACCGCTTTCCAACCGGCCAACTGGCAGCGGTAACTGAGGTCGAGATCTTCTGCGAGGGTGTCGGCCTGCCAGCCGCCACCGGCTTCGATCGCCCGCTTGCGCCACACACCGGCGGTGCCGTTGAAATTGAAGTAGTAGCCGTTGGCGCAGCGCGCCTGCTGTTCGACGGCGAAGTGGCCGTCGATACCAAGCGCCTGCAACCGGGTCAACAGCGAATAGCCCGGGTTGGTATGTCCCCAGCGCGTCTGCACCAGCCCGACGCGCCCATCGGCAAAGTGCACCAGGGCGCGCTTCAGCCAGTCCGGGGGCGGCAAAAAGTCCGCGTCGAAGATGGCGATGTATTCACCGTTCGCCAGGGGTGTGGCGGCGGCCAGGGCGCCGGCTTTAAAGCCGTGGCGCTCTTTGCGATGCAAATGTTCGATACTGAAGCCGAGCCGCCGTTGCTC
Protein-coding sequences here:
- a CDS encoding cellulose synthase family protein — its product is MLTTASSQSTGASNTLVETWAFALLVLNSLAALWLFTYGINAYWLTARRGVPPPVPPSPGRWPLVTVQLPVFNELYVCRRLLAAACALDYPREALHIQVLDDSTDETVQLLAAAIEEQRRLGFSIEHLHRKERHGFKAGALAAATPLANGEYIAIFDADFLPPPDWLKRALVHFADGRVGLVQTRWGHTNPGYSLLTRLQALGIDGHFAVEQQARCANGYYFNFNGTAGVWRKRAIEAGGGWQADTLAEDLDLSYRCQLAGWKAVYDGRIVAPAELPVSMAAYKMQQYRWAKGSIQCARKLLGRVMGCGGSPMQKLQAVLHLTGYAVHPLMVWIVLCSVPLLTVSWVGQHPLSLVWGTLMVPATFGPPTLYLTARRDLAPRDWRRSLAAVALLAVLGTGLSLSNSRAVLAGLFDRGGAFRRTPKFAVVARGDRWEHKRYRLPLDWGSFVELALSLYAGWGMLLAIQGRAWGMLPFLLLYVLGYAYVGGLGLWQHLRPTRQSNGAQPLAASAPQTRRL